One Clostridia bacterium genomic window carries:
- a CDS encoding DUF4446 family protein, translating into MDLETIPALQQFLSKMDYNQAMLLACLVLVNLLFLVLFLLERRANKKFRRQYLELLAGIHTGNVEELIIKHRAEVREYFTRIEALEKKTGELEQTLASAIQKVGIVRYNAFQDQGSDQSFSLALLDSQDDGVVLTSLYGRDECRLFAKPIRKGQSRYRLTEEERLALDRARQDPNLSSWLAYQGEEGAS; encoded by the coding sequence ATGGATTTGGAAACCATACCGGCATTGCAGCAGTTCTTGTCCAAGATGGATTATAATCAAGCAATGTTACTCGCATGTCTTGTGCTGGTTAACCTGCTTTTTTTAGTACTTTTTCTCCTCGAACGCAGAGCCAATAAGAAATTTCGCCGCCAATACTTAGAGTTACTGGCCGGTATACATACAGGCAACGTTGAGGAACTGATCATCAAGCACCGCGCAGAAGTGAGGGAATATTTCACCAGGATTGAGGCTTTGGAAAAGAAAACCGGAGAACTGGAACAGACGCTTGCCTCTGCTATCCAAAAAGTAGGTATCGTCAGGTACAATGCATTTCAAGATCAGGGCAGTGACCAGAGCTTTTCCCTGGCGCTGCTGGACAGCCAGGACGACGGGGTGGTTTTAACCAGCCTTTACGGCCGGGATGAGTGCCGCCTTTTTGCCAAGCCGATTAGAAAAGGACAGTCTCGCTACCGCCTGACGGAGGAAGAACGGTTAGCCCTGGACCGGGCGAGGCAGGATCCCAATTTGAGCAGTTGGCTGGCTTATCAGGGAGAGGAGGGCGCATCTTGA
- a CDS encoding peptidoglycan DD-metalloendopeptidase family protein produces MNRKWPKIDGRSKKQKYYTLLLIPNNENSMRKWRIPVILVPLMTFFSLFGLGCMIFFAYGYFTYQEEVASLKVLETINEYQARQIKELERQAQAMETKLHMLDELDRKVRSLVGLETSRDEAGLAGSGGSLEPLQFDLEQDNYDAGRWEDLEQRLTTVNTSRQAGRGAEQSLQLVHQIAENYEELQEKAEKKAMEMERLLVEVEERLEYLSTVPDLWPVEGRLTSTFGWRKNPITNRGREFHEGIDIAARAGTPVKAAASGKVIFAGYRSGWGRVLVIDHGNGYQTQYAHNSRLLVKVGEEVTKGQIVARVGSTGRSTGAHLDFRIMKDGQYIDPLTILKQ; encoded by the coding sequence TTGAACAGGAAATGGCCCAAGATAGACGGCCGTTCCAAGAAACAAAAATACTACACCCTGCTTTTAATCCCCAACAATGAAAACTCCATGCGGAAATGGCGCATACCCGTGATCCTCGTACCGCTTATGACCTTTTTCAGCTTATTCGGTTTGGGCTGCATGATCTTCTTTGCCTACGGCTACTTTACTTACCAGGAAGAAGTGGCGTCATTGAAGGTACTGGAGACCATTAACGAGTATCAAGCCAGGCAAATTAAAGAGCTGGAGCGGCAAGCGCAAGCCATGGAAACCAAGCTGCACATGCTCGATGAACTGGACCGGAAAGTGCGCTCCCTGGTTGGGTTGGAGACATCCCGGGACGAAGCAGGTTTGGCCGGTTCCGGCGGGAGCCTGGAGCCTTTGCAGTTCGATTTGGAGCAGGACAATTATGATGCCGGTAGGTGGGAGGATTTGGAACAACGCCTGACCACCGTCAACACCTCCAGGCAGGCAGGCCGGGGCGCCGAGCAGAGTCTCCAACTGGTGCACCAGATAGCAGAAAATTATGAAGAACTGCAGGAAAAGGCAGAAAAAAAGGCCATGGAAATGGAACGACTGCTGGTGGAAGTGGAAGAAAGGCTGGAGTACCTGTCCACCGTCCCCGATTTATGGCCGGTGGAAGGACGGCTTACTTCCACCTTTGGGTGGAGGAAGAATCCCATTACCAATCGCGGCAGGGAGTTTCATGAAGGAATTGACATTGCAGCCAGGGCAGGTACGCCGGTGAAAGCCGCCGCCAGCGGCAAAGTGATTTTTGCCGGTTACCGGAGCGGCTGGGGTAGGGTACTGGTGATTGACCATGGTAACGGGTACCAGACCCAGTATGCTCATAATTCGCGCCTGCTGGTCAAAGTGGGAGAGGAAGTAACGAAAGGACAAATTGTGGCCAGGGTGGGCAGCACCGGCCGTTCCACCGGGGCCCATTTGGATTTTCGCATTATGAAAGACGGCCAGTACATAGATCCATTGACTATATTAAAGCAGTGA
- a CDS encoding DUF296 domain-containing protein produces the protein MQYREAKLGRIFVLRLEHGDVIPDVIEEFAQVQNISSALVHFLGGADSGSKLVVGPEDGTQVKPKIMVEPLWGVSEAVGTGTIFLNEEGKPKLHLHAACGREKDTLTGCTREGVKVWQIGEAIILELLQVKGRRKVDPQMGFAVLELDDPEG, from the coding sequence ATGCAGTATCGAGAAGCAAAGCTGGGGCGGATCTTTGTGCTCAGGTTGGAACACGGGGATGTCATTCCCGATGTGATCGAAGAATTTGCCCAGGTGCAAAATATCAGCAGTGCCCTGGTCCATTTCCTCGGCGGGGCCGATAGCGGCAGCAAGCTGGTGGTCGGTCCGGAGGACGGAACACAGGTAAAACCGAAAATCATGGTTGAACCATTATGGGGCGTCAGTGAAGCCGTGGGGACGGGCACTATCTTTCTCAATGAAGAAGGAAAACCGAAACTGCACCTGCATGCCGCCTGCGGTAGGGAAAAGGACACCCTTACCGGCTGCACCAGGGAAGGAGTAAAAGTGTGGCAGATTGGCGAAGCGATCATTCTTGAATTGCTGCAGGTTAAAGGGAGGAGAAAGGTGGATCCGCAAATGGGCTTTGCCGTGCTTGAGTTGGATGATCCGGAGGGTTAG
- a CDS encoding DUF554 domain-containing protein, with the protein MLGTIVNTVAIVVGAALGRWAGSALKEEMQQVVMQAIGLGVVLIGLTMAITTDNILVVLVSLVLGGILGELLALETQLERMGQAMERLVSNGGRETTFVKGFVSASLLYCVGAMAIMGSLESGLTGQHTTLYAKSLLDGVSAVILASSLGWGVAFAAITVFVYQGSITMLAHWLGAFLTEAVVTEMTAVGGLLIFAIGLDLLSIKKFKVGNLLPAVFVAMGLMWCLSFFK; encoded by the coding sequence GTGTTAGGGACGATCGTTAATACGGTGGCGATTGTGGTCGGAGCTGCTTTAGGCAGGTGGGCAGGTAGTGCCCTCAAAGAAGAAATGCAGCAGGTGGTCATGCAGGCCATCGGGCTTGGGGTGGTCTTGATCGGCCTGACCATGGCGATTACCACCGACAATATCCTGGTAGTACTGGTCAGCCTGGTCCTAGGGGGCATACTGGGGGAACTGCTGGCTTTGGAAACCCAGCTGGAAAGAATGGGACAAGCCATGGAAAGACTGGTGTCCAACGGCGGGAGAGAAACAACCTTTGTGAAGGGATTTGTCAGTGCCAGCCTCCTTTACTGTGTCGGCGCCATGGCCATCATGGGTTCCCTGGAAAGCGGTCTGACAGGGCAGCATACCACCCTGTATGCCAAATCCCTGCTGGACGGGGTGTCCGCCGTTATCCTGGCTTCGTCTTTAGGCTGGGGCGTGGCTTTTGCCGCTATCACGGTTTTTGTTTACCAGGGCAGCATCACCATGCTGGCCCATTGGCTGGGGGCTTTTTTGACGGAGGCGGTGGTGACGGAAATGACCGCGGTGGGCGGTTTATTAATCTTTGCCATTGGGCTGGACCTGTTGTCCATTAAAAAGTTTAAAGTAGGCAACTTACTGCCGGCGGTTTTTGTGGCCATGGGGCTGATGTGGTGCCTTTCTTTCTTTAAATAA